The proteins below are encoded in one region of Belonocnema kinseyi isolate 2016_QV_RU_SX_M_011 chromosome 3, B_treatae_v1, whole genome shotgun sequence:
- the LOC117169657 gene encoding cell wall protein PRY3-like isoform X2, protein MWWFKVLMFLPCWVIAPNYFEVCQDHTMCKYKGIGPTCGSNQESGVSKAEIQQILKLHNDFRAKIASGMEHRGCPGPQPSAANMLELIWDDNMAAVAQKWADQCMFQHDACRDDPRFQVGQNMYFSSGFSKVDWTRAVTSWYEEVARFNFRLVDSFKFQPTVGHYTQVIWGNTRYIGCGRVTYGGAYRLKGYQRIEYVLSSSPRNDSLINTEDRNRRGIDVRPDIDDIPTTVLYSIEDMEEQASNPSMTTQPSKENSPKQSTIESFTEKVIKITSEIEDEQTTQLCTTSEALEENNSSETTAESSTEKVTTMTFGIKEEKSTKAYATNQASEGNRSGETLAETSTEKLIQTTADTEELENPTSINQALENRSSETATETSAVKVTMITFEIKEEKSTKVYTTNQASEENSSGETLTETSTEKLIQTTADTHILETPTSTNQALENRSSETSTETSTEKITPISSEIKEEKSSKAYTTNEASEETRYDETLTEISTEKGIQTTSDTEEFETPIPTNQALENRSSKTATRTSIEEVILTTSEIKEEEPTTPSITTQALEEKNSRETTTDNSIENIGHLASENQQTPKITNYLSQNPKFSIFIPGYWISNSERDSKGQLAGSFQSIDFSAPGDFNSFIKDAPSGGALKMASSDHLLGRWNFRPNLQPTKAAENPARIQVNKLTQAGWMRSTYDNLGRDQILVCNYGPAGNYLYQPIYVRGKPCSRCPLGSVCRNGLCA, encoded by the exons ATGTGGTGgtttaaagttttaatgtttCTACCCTGCTGGGTGATAGCTCCAAATTATTTTGAGGTTTGTCAGGATCACACAATGTGCAAATATAAG GGAATTGGGCCAACTTGCGGATCAAACCAAGAAAGTGGAGTGTCTAAAGCAGagattcaacaaattttgaaattacacaATGATTTTCGTGCTAAGATTGCCTCAGGCATGGAACATCGTGGATGTCCTGGACCACAGCCATCAGCAGCCAACATGCTGGAATTAATCTGGGATGATAACATGGCTGCGGTTGCACAAAAATGGGCAGATCAATGCATGTTCCAACATGACGCCTGCCGAGATGATC CTCGTTTCCAAGTTGGTCAAAATATGTACTTCAGTTCTGGATTTTCGAAAGTTGATTGGACTCGAGCAGTTACCTCCTGGTATGAGGAAGTTGCCAGATTTAATTTTCGACTAGTGgatagttttaaatttcaacctaCAGTCGGCCATTATACTCAAGTTATATGGGGTAACACTCGTTACATTGGATGTGGCAGAGTAACATATGGTGGAGCATACAGACTAAAAGGTTATCAGCGAATAGAATACGTTCTATCTTCTTCGCCTCGAAACGATTCTCTTATCAATACTGAAGATAGAAATAGAAGAGGGATTGATGTTCGTCCTGATATTGACGATATTCCAACTACGGTTTTATATTCAATAGAAGACATG GAAGAGCAGGCTTCAAATCCATCTATGACCACTCAACCATCGAAAGAAAACAGCCCGAAGCAAAGTACCATAGAAAGTTTTACAGAAAAAGTAATCAAAATAACATCCGAAATTGAAGATGAACAAACTACACAACTATGTACTACCAGCGAAGctttagaagaaaataattccAGCGAAACCACGGCAGAAAGTTCTACAGAAAAAGTGACCACGATGACATTCgggataaaagaagaaaaatccaCAAAAGCATATGCAACTAATCAAGCTTCAGAAGGAAATAGATCTGGGGAAACTTTAGCAGAAActtctacagaaaaattaattcaaacaacaGCCGATACTGAAGAATTAGAAAACCCCACCTCAATCAATCAAGCTTTAGAAAATAGATCCAGCGAAACTGCAACGGAAACTTCTGCAGTAAAGGTCACCATGATAACATTCgagataaaagaagaaaaatccaCGAAAGTATATACAACCAATCAAGCTTCAGAAGAAAATAGTTCCGGTGAAACTTTAACAGAAActtctacagaaaaattaattcaaacaacaGCCGATACACACATATTAGAAACCCCCACCTCAACCAATCAAGCTTTAGAAAATAGATCCAGCGAAACTTCCACAGAAACTTCTACAGAAAAAATCACCCCGATATCATCAgagataaaagaagaaaaatcctCGAAAGCATATACAACCAACGAAGCTTCAGAAGAAACTAGATACGATGAAACTTTAAcagaaatttctacagaaaaaggaATCCAAACAACATCCGATACTGAAGAATTTGAAACCCCCATTCCAACCAACCAAGCTTTAGAAAATAGATCCAGCAAAACAGCAACAAGAACTTCTATAGAAGAAGTCATCCTGACAACATCCGAGATTAAAGAAGAGGAACCAACAACACCATCTATAACCACACAAGCtttagaggaaaaaaattccAGGGAAACCACAACTGACAATTCTATAGAAAATATTGGCCATTTGGCATCAGAAAATCAACAGActccaaaaataacaaattatttaagtcAGAATCCTAAGTTCTCAATTTTCATTCCAGGCTACTGGATTTCAAACAGTGAACGTGATTCGAAGGGCCAATTAGCCGGTTCCTTCCAGTCTATAGATTTTTCTGCACCTGGAGACTTCAATAGTTTCATCAAAGACGCTCCTTCAGGTGGAGCGCTAAAAATGGCATCATCGGATCATTTACTTGGACGTTGGAATTTTAGACCTAATCTACAGCCAACAAAGGCAGCAGAAAATCCAGCACGAATTCAAGTGAACAAGTTGACTCAGGCAGGATGGATGCGAAGCACGTATGACAACCTAGGTAGAGATCAAATTCTAGTTTGCAATTACGGACCAGCTGGTAATTATTTGTACCAACCGATTTATGTTAGAGGAAAACCTTGTTCTAGATGTCCTTTGGGATCTGTCTGCAGAAACGGATTATGTGCCTGA
- the LOC117169657 gene encoding cell wall protein PRY3-like isoform X1: MWWFKVLMFLPCWVIAPNYFEVCQDHTMCKYKGIGPTCGSNQESGVSKAEIQQILKLHNDFRAKIASGMEHRGCPGPQPSAANMLELIWDDNMAAVAQKWADQCMFQHDACRDDPRFQVGQNMYFSSGFSKVDWTRAVTSWYEEVARFNFRLVDSFKFQPTVGHYTQVIWGNTRYIGCGRVTYGGAYRLKGYQRIEYVLSSSPRNDSLINTEDRNRRGIDVRPDIDDIPTTVLYSIEDMEEQASNPSMTTQPSKENSPKQSTIESFTEKVIKITSEIEDEQTTQLCTTSEALEENNSSETTAESSTEKVTTMTFGIKEEKSTKAYATNQASEGNRSGETLAETSTEKLIQTTADTEELENPTSINQALENRSSETATETSAVKVTMITFEIKEEKSTKVYTTNQASEENSSGETLTETSTEKLIQTTADTHILETPTSTNQALENRSSETSTETSTEKITPISSEIKEEKSSKAYTTNEASEETRYDETLTEISTEKGIQTTSDTEEFETPIPTNQALENRSSKTATRTSIEEVILTTSEIKEEEPTTPSITTQALEEKNSRETTTDNSIENIGHLASENQQTPKITNYLSQNPKFSIFIPGYWISNSERDSKGQLAGSFQSIDFSAPGDFNSFIKDAPSGGALKMASSDHLLGRWNFRPNLQPTKAAENPARIQVNKLTQAGWMRSTYDNLDVLWDLSAETDYVPEKRTTKVKNNKSKDFILRKLILNEKKHFCNILFILKYCHS; encoded by the exons ATGTGGTGgtttaaagttttaatgtttCTACCCTGCTGGGTGATAGCTCCAAATTATTTTGAGGTTTGTCAGGATCACACAATGTGCAAATATAAG GGAATTGGGCCAACTTGCGGATCAAACCAAGAAAGTGGAGTGTCTAAAGCAGagattcaacaaattttgaaattacacaATGATTTTCGTGCTAAGATTGCCTCAGGCATGGAACATCGTGGATGTCCTGGACCACAGCCATCAGCAGCCAACATGCTGGAATTAATCTGGGATGATAACATGGCTGCGGTTGCACAAAAATGGGCAGATCAATGCATGTTCCAACATGACGCCTGCCGAGATGATC CTCGTTTCCAAGTTGGTCAAAATATGTACTTCAGTTCTGGATTTTCGAAAGTTGATTGGACTCGAGCAGTTACCTCCTGGTATGAGGAAGTTGCCAGATTTAATTTTCGACTAGTGgatagttttaaatttcaacctaCAGTCGGCCATTATACTCAAGTTATATGGGGTAACACTCGTTACATTGGATGTGGCAGAGTAACATATGGTGGAGCATACAGACTAAAAGGTTATCAGCGAATAGAATACGTTCTATCTTCTTCGCCTCGAAACGATTCTCTTATCAATACTGAAGATAGAAATAGAAGAGGGATTGATGTTCGTCCTGATATTGACGATATTCCAACTACGGTTTTATATTCAATAGAAGACATG GAAGAGCAGGCTTCAAATCCATCTATGACCACTCAACCATCGAAAGAAAACAGCCCGAAGCAAAGTACCATAGAAAGTTTTACAGAAAAAGTAATCAAAATAACATCCGAAATTGAAGATGAACAAACTACACAACTATGTACTACCAGCGAAGctttagaagaaaataattccAGCGAAACCACGGCAGAAAGTTCTACAGAAAAAGTGACCACGATGACATTCgggataaaagaagaaaaatccaCAAAAGCATATGCAACTAATCAAGCTTCAGAAGGAAATAGATCTGGGGAAACTTTAGCAGAAActtctacagaaaaattaattcaaacaacaGCCGATACTGAAGAATTAGAAAACCCCACCTCAATCAATCAAGCTTTAGAAAATAGATCCAGCGAAACTGCAACGGAAACTTCTGCAGTAAAGGTCACCATGATAACATTCgagataaaagaagaaaaatccaCGAAAGTATATACAACCAATCAAGCTTCAGAAGAAAATAGTTCCGGTGAAACTTTAACAGAAActtctacagaaaaattaattcaaacaacaGCCGATACACACATATTAGAAACCCCCACCTCAACCAATCAAGCTTTAGAAAATAGATCCAGCGAAACTTCCACAGAAACTTCTACAGAAAAAATCACCCCGATATCATCAgagataaaagaagaaaaatcctCGAAAGCATATACAACCAACGAAGCTTCAGAAGAAACTAGATACGATGAAACTTTAAcagaaatttctacagaaaaaggaATCCAAACAACATCCGATACTGAAGAATTTGAAACCCCCATTCCAACCAACCAAGCTTTAGAAAATAGATCCAGCAAAACAGCAACAAGAACTTCTATAGAAGAAGTCATCCTGACAACATCCGAGATTAAAGAAGAGGAACCAACAACACCATCTATAACCACACAAGCtttagaggaaaaaaattccAGGGAAACCACAACTGACAATTCTATAGAAAATATTGGCCATTTGGCATCAGAAAATCAACAGActccaaaaataacaaattatttaagtcAGAATCCTAAGTTCTCAATTTTCATTCCAGGCTACTGGATTTCAAACAGTGAACGTGATTCGAAGGGCCAATTAGCCGGTTCCTTCCAGTCTATAGATTTTTCTGCACCTGGAGACTTCAATAGTTTCATCAAAGACGCTCCTTCAGGTGGAGCGCTAAAAATGGCATCATCGGATCATTTACTTGGACGTTGGAATTTTAGACCTAATCTACAGCCAACAAAGGCAGCAGAAAATCCAGCACGAATTCAAGTGAACAAGTTGACTCAGGCAGGATGGATGCGAAGCACGTATGACAACCTAG ATGTCCTTTGGGATCTGTCTGCAGAAACGGATTATGTGCCTGAAAAGAGAACAACgaaagttaaaaataacaaatcaaAAGACTTTATCTTAAGGAAATTGATCCTaaatgaaaaaaagcatttttgtaatatacttttcattttaaaatattgtcattcctaa